Proteins encoded within one genomic window of Carassius gibelio isolate Cgi1373 ecotype wild population from Czech Republic chromosome A4, carGib1.2-hapl.c, whole genome shotgun sequence:
- the LOC127976639 gene encoding H/ACA ribonucleoprotein complex non-core subunit NAF1 produces MEHSSTEKQNQDQESEKEKMDLDINNTFQTKTTGDQSFGPQLGPTDKPCTNGQSEQLGDQSTGGQLGPTAEAFTSDQSEETGDQSTGGSSGLTADHCTSIHSEQTGDQSSSGQFGPTGEHSTRDQSGLAGDQISIIQSEQTGDQISSLQTGHAEMHCGIVVSPHSGSLGLLSKQYRENSSDDNCSDSDSDSSSSTSSSSSSSTSSSSEPCNLVKNNAEDDDEGVAMGSEKRPALLKTQDELLIDDLPVVENLFISLPEDTEMEPIGTISSIVEQLVIVESYKNTPPLHEDSVLFTKNRNSVGKIFEVFGPVCQPYYVFRFNSHDDIDQKGLKIRDVVYFAPKIKDFTDYIFTERLQGTKGSDASWKNDQEPPPEALDFSDDEKERQAKQKLKEQKRRQKNDSDSEDELDDPKGPPPHKSGRRKPRQNRNVPRGQHHTRGGGFHSNYHARQPFPPDYMFPYPDPHMFPFQGPMMPPFPRFHMGMAPWPPGPSQGFMFQAPPPPPPPPPPPPHNQ; encoded by the exons ATGGAGCATTCAAGCACAGAGAAACAG aatcaaGATCAAgaatctgaaaaagagaaaatggatttggatattaataaTACGTTTCAGACTAAAACGACCGGTGATCAGAGCTTTGGTCCTCAACTTGGACCAACAGATAAGCCATGCACCAATGGTCAGTCTGAACAACTAGGTGATCAGAGCACTGGTGGTCAACTTGGACCAACAGCAGAAGCATTCACCAGTGATCAGTCTGAAGAGACAGGTGATCAGAGCACTGGTGGTTCATCTGGACTGACAGCAGATCACTGCACCAGCATTCATTCTGAACAAACCGGAGATCAGAGCTCCAGTGGTCAGTTTGGGCCAACAGGAGAACATTCAACCCGCGATCAGTCTGGACTGGCAGGAGATCAGATCTCCATTATTCAGTCTGAACAAACAGGGGATCAGATCTCCAGCCTTCAGACTGGACATGCAGAGATGCACTGTGGAATTGTGGTTAGTCCTCACTCTGGGTCGTTGGGTTTGCTGAGCAAGCAGTACAGAGAAAACAGCTCAGATGACAACTGTTCAGACAG tgactcagACTCTTCGTCCTCCACATCCTCCTCTTCGTCATCCTCAACCTCTTCCTCCTCTGAGCCTTGTAATTTAGTCAAGAACAACGCAGAAGATGACGATGAAGGTGTTGCCATGGGCAGTGAGAAAAGGCCTGCACTATTGAAAACCCAAGATGAGCTGCTTATCGAT GATCTTCCTGTAGTTGAGAACCTCTTCATCAGCCTTCCAGAAGATACAGAAATGGAGCCCATCGGGACGATATCAAGCATTGTGGAGCAATTAG TGATTGTGGAGTCATATAAGAACACACCACCACTGCACGAAGACAGCGTGTTATTCACCAAAAACAGAAACTCTGTTGGCAAG ATCTTTGAAGTCTTCGGGCCAGTTTGTCAGCCTTACTATGTTTTTAGGTTCAACTCCCATGACGATATCGACCAGAAAGGTCTGAAGATTCGAGATGTGGTTTACTTTGCCCCCAAAATTAAAGATTTCACAGACTACATCTTTACAGAGCGACTCCAAGG GACAAAAGGCTCGGATGCATCCTGGAAAAATGACCAGGAACCACCCCCTGAG GCGCTTGACTTTAGCGATGATGAGAAAGAGAGGCAGGCCAAACAGAAGCTTAAAGAGCAAAAGAGACGGCAAAAAAATGATTCGGACTCAG AGGACGAATTGGATGACCCTAAAGGTCCGCCCCCTCATAAATCCGGCCGGCGGAAGCCCAGACAGAACCGTAACGTTCCCCGCGGGCAGCATCACACTCGTGGTGGTGGTTTCCATAGCAACTATCACGCTCGCCAGCCCTTCCCACCGGACTACATGTTCCCCTATCCAGATCCACACATGTTTCCCTTCCAGGGTCCAATGATGCCACCCTTTCCCAGATTTCACATGGGAATGGCCCCGTGGCCCCCAGGGCCCAGTCAGGGCTTTATGTTCCAGGccccgcctccacctcctcctcctccacctccaccaccaCATAATCAGTAA